The nucleotide sequence ACATAGAGGGATTTTCGAATTTAACCGGCTGTGCCCAGGAGTGAAATCAGCTCCCGGAATTTTCCAACAAACACTTGATACAGTTTTGGCAGGAATTCCTTCAGTGTTCGCTTATTTTGATGATGTGTTAGTTGCTACTCCGGATATGGAGACTCACGGGAAAGCTCTTTTAGCTGTTTTTGAGCGGTTCCACACGAACAATTTGCGCGTTAAACtcgaaaaatgcaaatttttcatgAAAGAGGTTAGATTTTTGGGAATCGTTATTGACGCATCTGGCCAGCGTCCTGACCCCGATAAATCTCACGCTATTGCATGCATGCCTCCACCCACAAATGTTGCGGAATTACGGTCATTCCTGGGCGCACTAACGTTTTATTCCCGATTTGTGAGGCACATGAGCGAAATTAGGCAACCATTAGATTCCTTACTTAGAAAGGATGTTGCATGGCAGTGGACACTTGAATGCCAGCAGGCATTTCAAAAGTTCAAGGAAATACTCCTTTCAAACCTACTACTGATGCACTATAACCCCTCCCTTCCAGTTATCGTTGCTGGGGATGCCAGTGAAGCAGGTATCGGATGTGTGGCATTTCATAAGTTGGAGGACGGATCCCTTAAGGCTTTTCATCACGCATCCAGAAGATTATCACAAACAGAGAAGAATTATTCACAGATTGAAAAGGAGGGGCTTGCCTTGGTTTTTGCTGTGACCAAATTTCACAATTACATTTACGGTAGAAGGTTTGTCATGCAAACAGATCACAAGCCACTGCTTGCAATTTTTGGATCTAAAAAGGGAATACCCATTCACACTGCAAACCGCTTGCAACGTTGGGCACTCATCCTGCTTGCCTATGAATTCACGCTTGAATTCGTCCCAACAGACAAATTTGGAGCAGCAGACATTTTGAGTCGTCTCATCCAACAACACCCACGCCCTACTGATGAAGATTTTGTTGTCGCATCCGTAGAATCAGATGGAATTGATGATTCTATCATACAGGACGTGGTGAGAAACATTCCTGTAACATTCCGGATGATTCAAAATTCCACTCAAAAGTGTCCTATTCTCTTAGAAGTTGCCTCGCTCATACTAAAGGGTTGGCCACTCCATTCCGCCAATCTATCAGCAGAAGTTTCTGAATTCTTCAAATTCAGAGAATCACTGTCACTTATAAGGTCTTGTATAATGTACAGAGAACGAATTGTTATACCCAGCAACCTTCGCACTGATATCTTAAAACAACTACATGATGCCCACCCGGGAATCACGAGGATGAAGGCACTTGCCCGCTCATATGTCTTTTGGCCAAAAATAGATAAAGACATTGAAGACCTCGTCAAGAACTGTGCAAATTGCGTTGCTGTGGCGAAATTCCCCACGAAAAGTGTACTTTACTCGTGGCCTTTGTCTACAAGACCTTGGCAGAGAGTTCATGCAGATTTCGCAGGACCAGTAAATGGGTTATGGTTCCTCGTGCTCGTGGACTCGTACACAAAGTGGCCGGAGGTGTACACAATGAGCTCTACCACTGCAACAGCTACAATCACGAACATTGGGGATGCATGTGCCCGCCTAGGGTTCATGGAAACTTTAGTGACCGATTGTGGGAGGCAATTTGATTGCATGGAGTTCAATACTTTCTGTGAAATGTCCGGAATCATGCACATCACAACACCTCCTTACCACCCACAATCTAATGGCCAAGCAGAGAGGTTTGTGGACACCCTAAAACGCTCCATGAAGAAATTGAAGGACTCAGGGGATGTTCATTCatcacttcaaaaatttctgaTGAACTATAGGGCTACACCAAACCCTAATACTTTCAATGGAACGTCACCCTCTGAGCTCATGCTTGGGCGTCAATTGCGTATTCCGTTAGACCTCATTAAGCCTCCGGAAGACGAGCCACCCAAAAGAAATGTTTCCATGGAGGAAATGTTCAATAAGAAACATGGTgccaaaaacagatttttttcggTGGGGGAAAAGGTCTACGCCCGACAAGGTGACAAAACTGAGTGGACTCCGGGAACAATCATAGAAAAAAGAGGAAATGTCCTTTACAACGTGTTATTGGAATTTACTTGGGGAACCCGCCTGATTCGGGCTCATACAAATCAAATCATTACTCGAACTGGAGCTGCATTATCTTCACCACCTCCTGATGCATTAGTTGTGCCACCGCCCAAAGATCCTGTGGACCCAATCAGTCAGAGACGCAGAAACCCGAGAGTTCCAACGCGAACGTCTCCAATTAAATTACGCTCTCGAGAGCCTAGGAGCACCTgatcctttttttttatcagGGGGGAGATGTTAGGTGGCAGCACCTAAAGTCCGAATTTGATTATGTCACTCCGTCGGTCTGCCAATTGCCGTTTCCGGGTTTATATATCACTTCTTGAATTGTTCTGGAGAGAGAAGCCTCGTGCTCTAAAGTATATTTGGGAAAactaatttaaagtgaaatatagtAATTGTTATACTGAAATAAGTATCTTAATTTAGTGTGTGGTCTCACAAGTATCTTGAACCATCGGCTACAAGGCTGGGATAATTTGTAATCTAATATTTCCACTTCTTCTTCAGGTGAGAACCACAACAgatccctttaactatatctgtgcttttgaatttttaatttttacagtaaattaataaaaaatatgtgtaattgtaaacttgcactctgtaccttgGATCatcaggaatttaatcaggtgtctcagggaaaattgttttataaattaaatctcagTTAATGCtctgtattcttgtgagaattaaatggtaaaaattagctaatcatttttaaaaaatcatttaatttggagaaACAATGAgatattaacctgacgatccgaggaacactgctgatcgctggtgctcttcccttattttaaataaatttgaagattttgacaaaagtgtcaacaggggttccctgtcggagaggtgttccttcgaccctatatttGTTTACTTTTTTACATGCACTGAACGAGTTAGAATGCCTAACATCTCTCCAATACCAAGTATCCTTCAAATAAGTCGATACGTTCTTTGAATGATTTTTACAAAATGAGAACAAAAAggtaaaggacaatgggcaaaagtaGTCTATGGTGTGACCACcaatgagacctatatcattgaataggccatggtataggtaacaacttatGTTCCGGGACCAAATCTGAACCATGGGGTAAAATTTCTAGACCAAGAAAACTATTTTCGTAGAAGACAAATAATCTCTTATATGAAATGTACGCATTTATACTgtctttttttaaaagaaatacatATATTGCagaataaaatgtattaaatgacTGCATATTCTCGAAATGGACATAAAAGCGTATGTTTTTACAATGCATAAATTGCGTAGGAGGACATTGTAACATGATAACAATATTCAAtcgaaaggtctcgaaaaatcctacaaaataaCGTTATAGTTTTAGTTAAGTTTACAAGTTGACCGCAAGGCTCCAAGTTATTACAATTAACAATAAATGTGTTAAGTTTCGAAAGTATTCAACCGATTCTAATGATCTTATAGTATGTATGTCTGATACTTTTAGTGTGTTATAGAAAGAGATATGACCCCATTGTACTCATCGATTTTAGTagaatcataaaatattttgaattatctttataactgtgatttatttatatatttatttatcttcTTTTGGAATCGTAAACAGATTTTATATGACTAAATAGCCGTCCATAAACGTTATTCCCATGCCGAGTTTTAGCCTTCTAGcttttctcagagaggagttatagtggaaaaagttctcattttgtatgaggacTTCTGGAAGGAGTGGTGGGGGGAAACGTATATATACACGATTAAAGAGCCTTCCATTGTCCTTGATCCTATACCAAGTTTctgatttctacttcttttcacagagGAGTTATAGAGAAGTTATAGGGCGAGGAGCCTATATACATGCTTATGGAACCTTTCATAAACCTTGACCCCATACCAAGTTTCAGCTTTCAGCTTCTTCTTAGaggaaagttaaaatgaaaaaagtcctcattttgtatggtggctactggaaggaggggtgggggcagGGGATAGCATCCATAAACAAATAGCTTTAGTCACACATTGGCttcatataaaatttcaagaagatCCCTTTGGCTGATGTTGAGTAATTTAATGTCAAAagagtatttttttcgaaaggataaaggcatttttgCAAAGACTCCCGGCGAATATCGTTCTGGGTCTCGGTAGTTTTTCATCCTACACtattacctataaaatgcgcctatagtcccatctgtggtcaccacatagaccaactcccatacatttttgcccattgtcctttgctGCATTTATTGCTACTCTAATTTTAGAAAGGCataggggaaaacgcgctaccttcggacgattcatgcttcgcacaaatcattttttcaatgtgttataaatgaatttggcccactataatattatattttaatagctagtccaattcctcaaattttcagaaaaatgccATGGATGAAATccttaaggaacatagagaaaaaattgaattgtccgaaactTGATTTGTACGAAGGTAGTGCGCTTGCCCCTAAGTGGTAGACTTGCACAAAAAACATTTTAGGCGTTAATTTAGATCCTGTCCTTGCTCTCAGGATGATTAAAAAGTCGCAGTTCTAGGGCCGGTTTGAGGTAGAGATTTGGAACCTTCAGGAGACCCCCCCCCTCCGTCGtgcgatttttaatttttcgtccGTCGTATTTTCGTCCATTACCATTGAAGCATtcttaataacgatttttcaaggtcaaaggttaaaaaggctttagAGAACTGATTTTATAGCTGAATGGTATcttgtttgggctcgttggaaaggtcttggaatttctaaccAATCGATTCTTAATCGGTATTGAATCGGTTCATATTCATAACTGATTACAAATTTTTgtcctaaaatcaattttattactcttcagCCATTTTGGGAGATCTtctgagtaatttatgaaacgGCTGAGAATTGGTTAAATCTTGCAAAGTACGTGTGATACCATTTAAggcacgagttcgagcatttcgcaaagtatcAGACGCTTTGCCACATTTGCTACTTCTTTTTTcctatcattttattttaagtcTGAAAGTAGTGAACGTTTTAAGAAGTTTTACCTTATGTGTACCTCATCTTTATCTCATTTCATTTGTATCTGTATTAAAATCTTATTCTTCTGAATACCCTCTATCCTCAGTTCTGACTACCTTCGTAGGTAAATCATTTTGAGCTTTCTTAGCATCAAAGTTAATCAAAGCTGACGTAAAAACtattaaagttttcaaatggCCCCTCCGTTCTTTTTCAATAAGTCTGTTTTGCATGATGATTCACAAAGTtaaatcattttgaattattctcaCTAAGCAGagcaaaaaatcctattttctACAAATGATGATCAATTTCTTGAATTTAGCATTAACATTTCAATAGAAGCGAGAGGAAGCTGGAATGGAATAAGTGAGGCAAGAATTATGTTAATATctcattaaaattattcaatatttaatcctCTGCTTCCTCATGCTTCTTGGCTCTTTTTATGGCTTTAGCTGtagaagaaatttaaaatgttttttaaaattgcgtcatgaaatttattaaaaaataagtgtTGATAGTGTTGATATATTTCATGTGAGATATTTTCTATAGCTTAAGAGATAAATTCAGTTGGATGACTTGTAAATGTTCAATTTGAATAAGGTTATGTTCTGAAGTTGATGAATTATACTCACGGGCGAAAATTTTATTACCTTGGTGCAAAAGTCGAAATACAAACACGTGAATTCTGAACAATTAAACCAAAATTGAGGGTAAAAAGATCTGCCGTGGAAATTCTATGCCATATAAACTCTCTTATGAGTTGTTCTAAAAGTGAAAACTTTTGCCTCACCATAAATGTTGAGTTGAACATTTTGTTAATTAGTAAACTTTAAATTTCCAGTGGTTATCGAAACTGTAAAAAAACGTTTACTGCAACTTAATATGTATATACTTAATATTCTGATGAAGTTCAACAAAATACCGTGGGACAAATTCGTCAAATTGCATTGTTAGTTTTTCACAGAACTTGTGAATAAGGTtctttcttgagaattttttttcctcattcacCGGAGAATTTTGTAAAGCCAAACACGTGACAATGCCctggagagagagaaaaaagttTCAATATAATCCATAAAAAAGTCCAACAATTTAAACTTGATTTCTTTTTCTGTGGCAATTTAAGAAACTAACGTCAATTGACGTGAATTTTGTGACTTGAATATAATTGATAGAAGAAATTATTTCCAGggtaattttcaaattgatatTGAATACCCAAAAAGATCGTTTAAATCTTCattatcaattttttctcttCGAAATGGCCTTTGAGTGGAGGAGGAAAAATTTGCCAAGTTCCTCAAAAAGGCATTCGTTGAGGTTACATAAAGTCCATTTTCCATCTGCAAACTATGTTATTCTGTGaagtaaatgtt is from Phlebotomus papatasi isolate M1 chromosome 1, Ppap_2.1, whole genome shotgun sequence and encodes:
- the LOC129799328 gene encoding uncharacterized protein K02A2.6-like — protein: MASKAEDKDSVLTDVLARMLELISQIQNREQRPELTIEALAPSIKEFSFDPEKGTTFDKWYCLYEDIFREDAKALSEAARVRLLLRKLSPNCHAGYVNSLLPRAPRDLNYEQTVEALNKLYGSRESLFHIRWKCLQMQKDEADDFKSHSTKVNKACEDFRLGDLTPEHFKVLIFIMSLRDSKDKEVRSRLLRLLDTEDPSKITLNLMAEESIRFTTIKSDSAVVEQSAQGNNSSLEVCAVKQKPVNSKGKAHTHKHTNSQKFPKTTPPSPCWQCGGMHFVKFCEYSNKTCPSCSKKGHKDGYCGVVSAKKKHPQKKQQVSVNTITTDVCSVTSLRRSVDVKINNITYRLLYDPGSEVTIISDANWRLMGSPPLQNPSITARDAQGNPLTFHGELHTQVTFREMNRAAKCLISTSDINLFGADWITLFGLWNEPASSFTCNAVNAIEGSTITQDNIVTELKQKFPTVFSSSLGKYNKAKGQLRLKPNCAPVFRPRRPVPIHMTQLVDEELQRLQNLKIITPVDYSEYAAPIVIVRKPNGSIRICADYSTGLNSILETHHYPIPTPERIFASLSSSKIFSKVDLSDAYLQIEMDDESRRMLSISTHRGIFEFNRLCPGVKSAPGIFQQTLDTVLAGIPSVFAYFDDVLVATPDMETHGKALLAVFERFHTNNLRVKLEKCKFFMKEVRFLGIVIDASGQRPDPDKSHAIACMPPPTNVAELRSFLGALTFYSRFVRHMSEIRQPLDSLLRKDVAWQWTLECQQAFQKFKEILLSNLLLMHYNPSLPVIVAGDASEAGIGCVAFHKLEDGSLKAFHHASRRLSQTEKNYSQIEKEGLALVFAVTKFHNYIYGRRFVMQTDHKPLLAIFGSKKGIPIHTANRLQRWALILLAYEFTLEFVPTDKFGAADILSRLIQQHPRPTDEDFVVASVESDGIDDSIIQDVVRNIPVTFRMIQNSTQKCPILLEVASLILKGWPLHSANLSAEVSEFFKFRESLSLIRSCIMYRERIVIPSNLRTDILKQLHDAHPGITRMKALARSYVFWPKIDKDIEDLVKNCANCVAVAKFPTKSVLYSWPLSTRPWQRVHADFAGPVNGLWFLVLVDSYTKWPEVYTMSSTTATATITNIGDACARLGFMETLVTDCGRQFDCMEFNTFCEMSGIMHITTPPYHPQSNGQAERFVDTLKRSMKKLKDSGDVHSSLQKFLMNYRATPNPNTFNGTSPSELMLGRQLRIPLDLIKPPEDEPPKRNVSMEEMFNKKHGAKNRFFSVGEKVYARQGDKTEWTPGTIIEKRGNVLYNVLLEFTWGTRLIRAHTNQIITRTGAALSSPPPDALVVPPPKDPVDPISQRRRNPRVPTRTSPIKLRSREPRST